In Candidatus Eisenbacteria bacterium, the genomic window GCCCGCGTTCGTGCGCAAGTCGCGCCAGTGCATCGCGCAGCGCCGCGGGATCGCCGGCCGCCACGACCAGGCCGTTCTCGCCGTCCCGCACCAGCTCGGCCATCCCCGGGACGCGCGAAACCACGACCGCGCAGCCGTGCGACATCGCCTCGAGCACGACGTTGGGAAATCCCTCGCCTCGGCGCGAAGCGAGCACCACACACGCTGCCGCCCGATACTCGGCGGCCAGTTCGTGCGCGGCGAGGAAGCCACGAAAGCGTGCATCGAGCCCGTGATGACTCGCGCGGGCCTCGAGCCGCTCACGTTCCGGTCCGTCGCCAATGATGGTGAGCAGCCCCTGCATGCCGGCCACCGCATCGATCACCACGTCGACACCCTTGTCGGCAATGAGCCGGCCGACCGCGAGCACCCGCCCGCCGCGCGTTTCGAAGTTGGTCTCCGCGGGCATCTCGATTCCGTTCGGCACCGCCGCGAGGCGCGGCTCGAGCCGCCGCCAGCGGTCCGACGCCTCGCCCAGTTCGGCCTGCAGCACGGTCGCGATGTCGTGGCTCTGCACGAGCACGCCACGTGCCTCGTCCCACACCGCCGGGCTCGTCCAGCGCGTGAACCATGAGCGCCGCAGCCGGATCTCCCCTTCACCCCGTACCCACACCACCGCGGGGATTCCGAATGCGCGTTGCGCACGGACGCCGGCGTAGCCGCTCACGAAGGTCTGGAAACACAGCATCAGGTCGGGTCGCGGATCGAGCGTACGAACCGCCTCGCGAATCGCAGCGACGTCCGCGAACGTGCGGTGGATCGGAACCCGAGACGCCGCGATCCGGACCACATCGAATCCATCCCGATGCTCGGGCGCCCCCGAACTCGCGGGCGTGCCGCGCGTGATCACCGTGACCTGGTGCGAAGCCGCGAGCCGTCGCGCCCATTGCTCGGCCTGCAGTTCGGCCCCTCCCACCACGCCCGGCGGAAACTGTCCGATCAGGATCGCGAGATTCATCGACCGGCGGCGGCGGCGCGGATCCCGCTCGGCACGGACGGAACGGCGAACGAGTCGAGCGACTCGCGCGGCCGATCGACGTAGCACTGAGCCCACAACTCGAGGCACAGCAGTGCCCACACCTTGCGGTCGCGTCGCTCGTCCTCGCCGGGGCCGCGCAGCAGTCGCTCGACCTCACGCGCCTCGAACCAGCCGCGACGACTCGATCGCGAATCGAGCAACAGCTCGCGCGCCAGATCGCCGAGGTCGCCTTTGAGCCAGTGCCCGAGCGGGACTCCGAAACCCTGCTTGCCGCGCGCCAGGATCTCGGGCGGCAGCAGATCGCGTACCGCCTCGCGCAGGATCCACTTGGTGGTGTCGCCGCGCAGCTTGTATTCGAACGGGATGCCCGCCACGAACTCCATCACCTTGTGATCGAGCAGCGGCACGCGGACTTCGAGCGAGGTCAGCATCGAAGCGCGATCCACCTTGTGCAGCACGTCGTCCACCATGTAGGTCTGGGTGTCGAGATTGAGCAACGCCGGCAGATCGCCGACTGCGGCGGCGGCCGCCGCGTGCTTGAGTCGATGCGCGGCATAGGGATCGTGGCCCGCGAGCCCGGACGTGAATTCGCGCGACAGGACGCGATTCAGTTCCTCGGGCGGGAAGAACGACATCGCCTCGAGATGGCGGTCGCCGACGCTCAGGGCGAGGCGTCGCAGCTTGCGCCGCAGCGAGCTGCCCGGCGGCCAGCCGCGAGTGCCGCGTTCGAGCGCCCGGCGCAGCGGCAGGGGA contains:
- a CDS encoding glycosyltransferase family 4 protein, which gives rise to MNLAILIGQFPPGVVGGAELQAEQWARRLAASHQVTVITRGTPASSGAPEHRDGFDVVRIAASRVPIHRTFADVAAIREAVRTLDPRPDLMLCFQTFVSGYAGVRAQRAFGIPAVVWVRGEGEIRLRRSWFTRWTSPAVWDEARGVLVQSHDIATVLQAELGEASDRWRRLEPRLAAVPNGIEMPAETNFETRGGRVLAVGRLIADKGVDVVIDAVAGMQGLLTIIGDGPERERLEARASHHGLDARFRGFLAAHELAAEYRAAACVVLASRRGEGFPNVVLEAMSHGCAVVVSRVPGMAELVRDGENGLVVAAGDPAALRDALARLAHERG